Proteins from a single region of Chryseobacterium sp. W4I1:
- a CDS encoding peptide-N-glycosidase F-related protein, translating into MYKKLLFLSICFSGLLQSQTTQVMNVISQATYYDGYAATVSDPVPAGLIRLSNTRYARKLTDAELNSFKAKIAMRVTIGALCDNYDRLGSVYLAMIPKNQPTYTMTDVNVKRIEVGRYITPFMNKNRSPLEVPYTYDLSNLYNVFHDTTLRAAYDMYMELDVFGVPYAAQTQVSGCTGRIDVFSGTLSFFSTDTGATSSDQNTLTPILTYSTLNNYNNTDVPGETVRIVNFNLPNPVTNARFYVISTPHGANSGGEEYVRRQNYTYIDDVQMLTYTPGGISCEPYRVYNTQGNGIYGTVPKTLNEWTSWNNWCPGNSVPIRGFTMPNLAAGNHTLKHTIPTAVFNQQQGDVFLSVYMQGKSNATLDVKDIKTTDVSIYPNPTSDFINIRSKEDVISISIFSVDGKKLAENYKENRIDISAYPSGVYFLNIVLKGGINFKHKIIKK; encoded by the coding sequence ATGTATAAAAAGTTACTTTTTCTCAGTATTTGTTTTAGCGGCCTTTTACAGTCACAGACTACCCAAGTCATGAATGTGATTTCACAGGCAACTTATTATGACGGCTATGCTGCCACAGTTTCCGACCCGGTTCCGGCAGGTCTTATCAGGCTTTCCAATACCAGATATGCAAGGAAACTTACAGATGCTGAACTCAATTCTTTCAAAGCTAAAATTGCCATGAGGGTAACCATTGGCGCGCTATGTGACAATTATGACCGTCTGGGGAGTGTTTATTTAGCAATGATTCCAAAAAATCAGCCTACTTATACCATGACTGACGTTAATGTAAAGAGAATTGAAGTGGGCAGGTACATTACTCCATTCATGAATAAAAACCGCTCTCCGCTGGAAGTTCCTTATACTTACGATTTAAGCAATCTATACAATGTATTTCATGATACTACGCTGCGTGCTGCTTATGATATGTATATGGAGCTGGATGTTTTCGGGGTTCCTTATGCAGCACAAACCCAGGTTTCAGGATGCACAGGCAGAATTGATGTTTTCTCAGGAACGCTGTCCTTCTTTTCAACGGATACCGGAGCTACTTCTTCGGATCAAAATACTCTAACTCCTATATTGACTTATAGTACGCTTAACAACTATAATAACACCGATGTTCCCGGTGAAACTGTCAGGATCGTCAACTTTAACCTTCCGAATCCGGTTACCAATGCCCGATTTTATGTAATATCTACTCCCCATGGTGCCAACAGTGGCGGTGAAGAATATGTAAGAAGGCAAAACTACACGTACATAGATGATGTACAGATGCTCACGTATACGCCGGGAGGAATTTCATGTGAGCCATACAGAGTATACAATACGCAGGGCAACGGAATCTATGGAACGGTACCCAAAACCCTGAACGAATGGACTTCATGGAATAACTGGTGCCCTGGAAATTCAGTTCCTATCAGAGGATTTACCATGCCGAATTTAGCGGCAGGAAACCACACGCTGAAACACACAATACCAACCGCTGTATTCAATCAGCAGCAGGGAGACGTTTTTTTATCTGTTTATATGCAAGGAAAAAGCAATGCCACTCTGGATGTAAAGGATATTAAGACAACAGATGTGAGCATTTACCCCAACCCAACTTCTGATTTCATCAATATAAGATCAAAGGAAGATGTTATTTCAATCAGTATTTTCAGTGTAGACGGAAAAAAATTAGCTGAAAATTATAAAGAAAACAGGATTGATATTTCTGCGTACCCATCCGGAGTTTACTTTTTGAATATTGTACTGAAAGGTGGGATCAATTTTAAACATAAGATCATTAAAAAGTAA
- a CDS encoding VWA domain-containing protein: MNWSLGNYWFLLLLLLLPLLAFFLIRFLKWKKKKRDIFAESRFHDQLFESRSGFTKFFPALYLLGTLFLIFSIIDLLNGSEEVKTNQRLNNVIFMLDVSNSMNAEDIDPSRLVEAKNLMVGTMQKMKNDKIGIVIFAGEAISIMPLTTDYGSAETYISAVETSSMKIQGTDFLKGMQVAAEKFKNVSKGSRKVILLSDGEDNEGNDNAAIRLANKEGISITSVGIGTEEGAPVPEYVYGQLMGYKTDMEGGTVISKRQTEALKKMAESTGGDYIDGNNINEAPNKIVDALNKKSSSAQTLVKSQNANHYYQYFLIVSIFFFFLIYILNPKKDLNV; this comes from the coding sequence ATGAATTGGTCCTTAGGAAATTACTGGTTTTTACTTTTGCTGCTGCTCCTGCCGTTGCTGGCCTTCTTTCTAATCCGTTTTTTGAAATGGAAAAAGAAAAAAAGGGACATCTTTGCAGAGAGCCGGTTTCATGATCAATTATTTGAAAGCAGATCGGGATTTACAAAATTTTTTCCCGCTTTATATCTTTTGGGAACACTTTTCCTGATATTCTCTATTATAGACCTGCTGAACGGTTCGGAAGAAGTGAAAACCAATCAGAGGCTCAATAATGTGATCTTTATGCTGGATGTTTCCAACTCTATGAATGCAGAAGATATTGATCCAAGCCGTCTTGTAGAGGCAAAGAACCTGATGGTGGGTACGATGCAGAAGATGAAAAACGATAAGATAGGAATTGTAATCTTTGCTGGAGAAGCCATTTCTATCATGCCGCTTACTACAGATTACGGTTCTGCTGAAACCTATATAAGTGCTGTGGAAACAAGTTCTATGAAAATCCAAGGTACAGATTTTCTGAAAGGAATGCAGGTAGCAGCAGAAAAATTTAAAAATGTAAGCAAAGGCTCAAGAAAAGTTATCCTGCTAAGTGACGGTGAAGATAATGAGGGAAATGACAATGCTGCGATCAGGCTGGCTAATAAAGAAGGAATCTCCATCACATCGGTAGGAATAGGGACAGAAGAAGGTGCACCAGTGCCGGAATATGTATACGGACAGCTGATGGGCTACAAAACAGATATGGAAGGCGGAACGGTGATCTCCAAAAGACAGACGGAGGCTCTTAAAAAGATGGCAGAGTCTACAGGAGGAGATTATATTGACGGTAATAACATCAATGAAGCTCCCAATAAGATTGTGGATGCTTTGAATAAAAAATCATCATCTGCACAGACCTTAGTGAAATCTCAGAATGCCAACCACTATTATCAGTATTTTCTGATAGTCTCTATTTTCTTCTTCTTTTTAATCTATATATTGAACCCGAAAAAAGATCTCAATGTATAG
- a CDS encoding VWA domain-containing protein, translating to MFDFEFYSPWFLLLFLLFIPLFIKDAGRKKIKGIKVPTVQNMEDSGKIRTVLFFLKISKYIILSALIIAMARPRSFTISQDKDDTKGVDIMLSIDVSLSMLAKDLTPDRITALKDIAIKFVQKRPNDRIGVVAYAAEAFTKVPVTSDHQVVIDEIKNLNSAGLEPGTAIGEGLSVAVNHLIKSKAKSKVVILMTDGVSNIQNAIPPQLAAELAKNNNIKVYSIGIGTNGFARMPTAQDIFGDLIFTETEVTIDENTLRDVAQATGGKYFRATSNSSLEEVYDEINQLEKTDIKVSKLYNYDEYFKIFLWIALGMLFFDALLRWVLYKFLS from the coding sequence ATGTTTGATTTTGAATTTTACAGTCCGTGGTTCCTGCTGCTTTTCCTGCTGTTTATCCCACTTTTTATTAAAGATGCAGGAAGAAAGAAGATAAAAGGTATCAAAGTTCCCACTGTTCAGAATATGGAAGACAGCGGAAAGATTCGTACGGTTCTCTTTTTCTTGAAAATTTCCAAATATATCATCCTTTCTGCTTTGATCATTGCCATGGCCAGACCGAGATCTTTTACAATCTCACAGGACAAGGATGATACAAAAGGAGTAGACATTATGCTTTCAATAGATGTTTCCCTGAGTATGCTTGCGAAAGACCTTACCCCGGACCGTATTACGGCATTAAAAGATATTGCCATAAAATTTGTTCAGAAGCGCCCGAATGACAGGATAGGTGTTGTGGCTTATGCTGCAGAAGCGTTTACCAAAGTTCCGGTGACCTCGGATCATCAGGTTGTTATTGACGAAATAAAAAATCTGAATTCTGCAGGCCTTGAACCGGGAACAGCTATTGGAGAAGGACTTTCTGTGGCCGTTAACCACCTGATTAAAAGCAAGGCTAAGAGCAAGGTTGTGATCCTGATGACAGACGGGGTGAGCAATATTCAGAATGCAATACCGCCACAACTTGCTGCAGAACTGGCCAAGAATAATAATATAAAAGTATATTCCATTGGGATAGGAACCAACGGTTTTGCCCGAATGCCTACAGCACAGGATATTTTCGGGGATCTGATCTTTACGGAAACTGAAGTGACGATTGATGAAAATACATTGAGAGATGTAGCGCAGGCTACAGGCGGAAAATATTTCAGAGCGACTTCCAATAGCAGCCTGGAGGAAGTTTATGACGAGATCAATCAGCTGGAAAAAACTGATATTAAGGTCTCCAAGCTGTACAACTATGATGAGTATTTTAAAATCTTCCTTTGGATCGCACTGGGAATGCTGTTCTTTGATGCGTTGCTGCGATGGGTATTATATAAATTTTTAAGCTGA
- a CDS encoding GNAT family N-acetyltransferase yields the protein MSEVIIRRAVQEDCAPMLELIRELAEYEKALHEVTLTLNEFTEDGFGKSPVWGAFVAELNGEIVGISLYYDRFSTWKGRRLYLEDLVVTEKMRGKQIGKLLFEATLEHGKSNQYSGMVFQVLNWNEPAINFYKKYSPKFDNEWLNVSIELKD from the coding sequence ATGAGTGAAGTGATTATCAGAAGAGCAGTTCAGGAAGATTGTGCTCCCATGCTGGAGCTGATCAGGGAACTTGCAGAATATGAAAAAGCACTTCATGAAGTGACTTTAACTTTGAATGAATTTACCGAAGACGGCTTCGGTAAATCTCCGGTTTGGGGAGCTTTTGTTGCTGAACTAAACGGTGAAATCGTTGGAATTTCCCTATATTATGACAGATTTTCAACCTGGAAGGGAAGAAGGCTGTATCTTGAAGATCTGGTAGTGACAGAAAAAATGAGAGGAAAGCAGATCGGGAAACTTTTGTTTGAAGCCACTTTGGAGCATGGAAAATCCAATCAGTACAGTGGAATGGTTTTTCAGGTATTGAACTGGAATGAACCCGCCATTAATTTTTATAAGAAATACAGTCCCAAATTTGACAATGAATGGCTGAATGTTTCAATTGAATTGAAGGATTAA
- a CDS encoding DUF58 domain-containing protein → MEIKDIVKKVKQIEIRTRKKTEASLMGQYHSAFKGQGMTFSEVRPYQFGDEIRRIDWNKTARFREPFVKVMEEERELTMMILVDISASMDYGTKGQLKREYVAEIAASLGFSAAGNNDKVGLILFADKVYKVIPPQKGRKHILSIISNILTADYIPAVSKIDKAMEYMMGIFKRKSLVFLFSDFEDTYDSKMLRVASKKHQLLGMRIYDEKDNEIPDVGYALLHDSETGKEVWANTSSARWRYTFAEAQKQKVRALEEDFATSSASFMNVNTGADYSKLLYSYFQKK, encoded by the coding sequence ATGGAAATAAAAGATATTGTAAAAAAAGTAAAGCAGATAGAGATCCGTACCAGAAAGAAGACGGAAGCTTCGCTTATGGGACAGTATCACAGTGCTTTTAAAGGACAGGGGATGACTTTTTCTGAGGTCCGTCCGTATCAGTTTGGGGATGAAATCCGCAGAATCGACTGGAATAAAACGGCCAGATTCCGTGAACCGTTCGTGAAAGTAATGGAGGAAGAAAGAGAATTGACCATGATGATTTTGGTAGATATTTCCGCTTCTATGGATTATGGAACTAAAGGCCAGCTGAAAAGAGAATATGTGGCAGAAATCGCTGCGAGTCTCGGATTTTCGGCAGCGGGAAACAATGATAAAGTAGGATTGATTCTCTTTGCTGATAAAGTATATAAAGTAATTCCGCCTCAGAAAGGTAGAAAACATATTCTCTCCATTATCAGTAATATTCTGACGGCAGATTATATCCCGGCCGTATCGAAGATCGATAAGGCAATGGAATACATGATGGGAATTTTCAAAAGAAAATCTCTTGTATTCCTGTTCTCAGATTTTGAAGATACCTATGATTCTAAAATGCTGCGTGTAGCTTCAAAAAAGCATCAGTTGCTGGGAATGAGGATCTATGACGAAAAAGATAATGAGATACCTGATGTGGGCTATGCGCTCCTGCATGATTCCGAAACGGGGAAAGAAGTCTGGGCCAATACTTCCAGCGCAAGATGGAGATATACCTTTGCTGAAGCCCAGAAACAAAAAGTACGGGCTCTGGAAGAAGATTTTGCGACCAGTTCGGCCAGTTTTATGAATGTCAACACCGGTGCTGATTACTCTAAACTGCTGTATAGTTATTTCCAGAAAAAGTAA
- a CDS encoding MoxR family ATPase translates to MSEIYQAEDIRQLTEKVKEKNYLFSLLRQEVNKVIIGQEYMIDRLLVGLLGNGHVLLEGVPGLAKTLAIKTLAEAVHGQFSRIQFTPDLLPADVVGTMIFNIKDNDFSIKKGPVFANFVLADEINRAPAKVQSALLEVMQEKQVTIGDETMKLPKPFLVLATQNPIDQEGTYLLPEAQSDRFMLKCKIDYPNFEDERTVMRMVSTSHQPVIKPVITLQDIVDAKELINQIYLDEKIEKYILDMVFATRYPENYGLAELKNYIGFGASPRASINLAIASRTYAFLKGRAFVIPEDVKALAQDVLRHRIGLTFEAEAEEISSEEIINRILAKIQAP, encoded by the coding sequence ATGTCAGAGATATATCAAGCCGAAGATATCCGCCAGTTGACGGAAAAAGTAAAAGAGAAAAACTACTTATTTTCCCTTCTGAGACAGGAAGTCAATAAAGTGATTATTGGACAGGAATACATGATAGACCGCCTTTTGGTAGGACTTTTAGGAAACGGACACGTTCTTCTTGAAGGGGTACCGGGATTGGCTAAAACTTTGGCGATTAAAACCCTGGCAGAAGCTGTTCATGGTCAGTTCTCCAGAATACAGTTTACACCGGATTTACTTCCTGCAGATGTTGTGGGGACTATGATCTTCAATATCAAGGATAACGATTTTTCTATAAAAAAAGGTCCCGTTTTTGCGAATTTTGTGTTGGCAGATGAGATCAACCGTGCTCCTGCAAAAGTACAGTCGGCACTACTTGAAGTAATGCAGGAAAAGCAGGTGACCATCGGTGACGAAACCATGAAGCTTCCAAAACCATTTTTGGTACTGGCTACCCAAAACCCAATCGATCAGGAAGGAACTTATCTGCTGCCGGAAGCCCAAAGCGACCGTTTTATGCTGAAATGTAAGATTGATTACCCCAACTTTGAAGACGAAAGAACGGTAATGAGAATGGTTTCCACCTCTCACCAACCTGTCATCAAACCTGTGATTACATTGCAGGATATTGTAGATGCTAAAGAACTGATCAACCAGATTTATCTGGACGAAAAGATCGAAAAATATATTCTGGATATGGTTTTTGCAACCCGTTACCCTGAAAACTATGGTCTTGCTGAGCTTAAAAACTACATCGGTTTTGGAGCTTCTCCAAGAGCATCAATCAACCTGGCTATCGCTTCCAGAACCTATGCATTCCTGAAGGGAAGAGCTTTTGTCATCCCTGAAGATGTAAAAGCATTGGCGCAGGATGTATTAAGACATAGGATTGGTCTTACTTTCGAGGCTGAGGCAGAAGAAATTTCATCTGAAGAGATCATCAATAGGATCTTGGCAAAAATTCAGGCGCCATAA
- the rlmB gene encoding 23S rRNA (guanosine(2251)-2'-O)-methyltransferase RlmB: MTNENKKDDFIFGLRPVIEAIEADKTIDKIFVQNALQGPIYAELKTILAKHKIRPNYVPIEKLNRFTRKNHQGVVAFISDVPFHRVEDVVPQLFEEGKTPFLLILDRLTDVRNFGAICRTAECVGVDAIIIPEKGGAPINSDAIKTSAGALYNIKICKEPNLAHAVDFLQQSGISVFAATEKAQKLIYDVNFTEPCAIVMGNEETGISKEVMHHSDEKIKLPIEGKTQSLNVSVACGAILYEAVRQKIIAVPNA, translated from the coding sequence TTGACAAACGAAAACAAAAAAGACGATTTCATTTTCGGACTTCGTCCTGTAATAGAAGCTATTGAAGCAGATAAAACGATTGACAAGATCTTTGTGCAGAATGCACTTCAGGGTCCTATCTATGCTGAACTGAAGACTATTTTAGCCAAACATAAAATACGTCCCAACTATGTTCCGATTGAAAAACTGAACCGTTTTACAAGAAAAAACCACCAGGGTGTGGTTGCTTTTATTTCAGATGTTCCGTTTCACAGAGTGGAAGATGTTGTTCCACAACTGTTTGAAGAAGGAAAAACACCTTTCCTGTTAATACTGGACAGACTTACGGATGTAAGAAACTTCGGAGCGATCTGCAGAACAGCAGAATGTGTTGGTGTAGATGCTATCATTATTCCAGAAAAAGGAGGAGCACCCATCAATTCAGATGCTATCAAAACATCTGCAGGAGCACTTTATAATATCAAGATCTGTAAAGAACCGAATCTTGCCCATGCAGTAGATTTCCTTCAGCAGAGCGGTATTTCAGTATTTGCAGCCACGGAAAAGGCTCAGAAACTGATTTATGATGTGAATTTCACAGAGCCTTGTGCTATCGTGATGGGAAATGAAGAAACGGGTATTTCTAAAGAAGTAATGCATCATTCAGACGAGAAAATAAAACTTCCTATTGAGGGAAAAACACAGTCGCTTAATGTATCTGTAGCTTGTGGAGCTATCCTTTATGAAGCCGTGAGACAGAAGATTATCGCTGTTCCAAACGCTTAA
- a CDS encoding DUF6263 family protein encodes MKNVAALMLISSIALVSCKKETKTITKVDPKTGKTVTVEVPADSVAKVVENPAIKDSAGVFTQTFKLEKGKTYPLTTYQRDVKTMEDPQGKTITATSESTDEMNFVVNDIKGNVYDMTLNLVAKRNSQSAQGKTVIVDTKQAIPKEDDLKMIWNINKALTGNKLNMKMDTKGNVISITGFDAVYAKVTAAVGTLIKDANQKASVVASLKETFNEKVLKDQLNKNLTIIPKKGVKIGEKWTTSENADASGTVKVTSNYVLKSVGNGAAEISVTGGIPKKTEKKTQGPVTHSLSSELAQNGTIKFDENTGWITNQNIDVKTTQIETISDGKQSQSMKSTSKSSVMVNPSAK; translated from the coding sequence ATGAAAAACGTAGCAGCTTTAATGCTCATCTCATCTATAGCCCTTGTCTCTTGTAAAAAAGAAACAAAAACCATCACCAAAGTAGATCCTAAAACAGGAAAAACAGTGACTGTAGAAGTTCCGGCCGATTCTGTGGCGAAAGTGGTAGAAAACCCTGCAATCAAAGACTCTGCTGGAGTTTTCACCCAAACTTTTAAACTGGAAAAAGGAAAAACCTACCCTCTTACCACTTATCAGAGAGATGTAAAGACCATGGAAGATCCCCAGGGAAAAACCATCACGGCAACCAGCGAATCTACAGACGAAATGAATTTCGTGGTGAACGATATCAAAGGCAATGTGTACGATATGACGCTGAATCTTGTCGCTAAAAGAAATTCTCAAAGTGCACAGGGCAAAACCGTAATTGTAGATACCAAGCAGGCTATTCCAAAGGAAGATGACCTTAAAATGATCTGGAATATCAATAAGGCGCTTACAGGAAACAAGCTTAACATGAAAATGGACACGAAAGGAAATGTAATTTCTATTACAGGTTTCGATGCCGTTTATGCTAAAGTGACAGCTGCTGTAGGAACATTAATAAAAGATGCTAACCAGAAAGCAAGCGTTGTAGCGAGTCTTAAAGAAACTTTCAACGAAAAAGTATTGAAAGATCAGCTTAATAAAAACTTAACGATTATTCCTAAAAAAGGAGTTAAAATCGGTGAAAAATGGACAACTTCTGAAAATGCTGACGCAAGCGGAACCGTAAAAGTAACTTCTAACTATGTATTAAAAAGCGTAGGAAACGGAGCTGCAGAAATCTCTGTAACAGGAGGAATTCCTAAAAAAACAGAAAAGAAAACACAGGGACCTGTCACGCACAGCCTGAGCAGTGAACTTGCTCAGAACGGAACCATTAAGTTTGACGAAAATACAGGATGGATCACCAACCAGAATATTGATGTAAAAACTACGCAGATTGAAACTATTTCAGACGGAAAACAGTCACAATCTATGAAAAGCACATCCAAATCTTCTGTAATGGTAAATCCTTCTGCAAAATAA
- a CDS encoding DinB family protein — protein MNYHFQAHRQVRKNLLGILQNTSHEDLLLIPDGFNNNLYWNIAHTVATQQLLHYYLSGNPFRIDKYWIETYKKGTLPNLNVAKSEVEDLEFLLTETSKILMKDYDSDFFSDYTPYTTSFGMDLKSIQDAIIFNNMHESLHYGYIMAQKRAILGEKY, from the coding sequence ATGAATTATCATTTTCAAGCACACAGACAAGTGAGAAAGAACCTTTTAGGTATTCTGCAGAACACTTCCCACGAAGATCTTCTGCTGATTCCGGATGGCTTCAATAACAATCTGTACTGGAATATTGCCCATACGGTTGCTACCCAGCAGCTGTTGCATTATTATCTGAGCGGCAATCCTTTCAGAATTGATAAATATTGGATCGAAACCTACAAAAAAGGCACTCTTCCGAACCTGAATGTAGCCAAATCTGAAGTGGAAGATCTTGAGTTTTTACTCACTGAAACTTCAAAGATTTTGATGAAGGATTATGACAGTGACTTCTTTTCAGACTATACCCCGTATACAACAAGTTTCGGGATGGATTTGAAGAGTATTCAGGATGCCATTATCTTCAACAATATGCATGAAAGCCTTCATTACGGATATATCATGGCACAGAAGAGAGCAATATTAGGCGAAAAATATTAA
- a CDS encoding BatD family protein produces the protein MKKILFILSFLICANAFSQILSSNLAKKTLALGEVNKLVIKIDNIHEMQVVAAPKNELLPFHFEEIKDSIGQNQNSYERKIEFSVYDEGKFTIPELEFNVGGKILKTIPYEIDVINTAQKTDQINDIMNNKEVKLETKDYWELYKFYILAALAVIALIIAVIMFVKWGRKSKSSPVVATNQTLKELDSLKKKKYIEGGDFRSFYVELIDISRNFIAKQYHLPADVLLTDDLIDVMKKNNTISQENEKTVEDVFLRGDLVKFAKTFPDQTTMEKDFADIRDFVKRSSKDLEFENLRKDV, from the coding sequence TTGAAAAAAATATTATTCATACTGTCTTTTCTCATCTGTGCAAACGCTTTTTCACAGATATTGTCCTCCAACCTTGCAAAGAAAACCCTTGCTTTAGGGGAAGTCAACAAGCTTGTTATTAAAATTGACAATATTCATGAAATGCAGGTAGTGGCTGCCCCTAAAAATGAGCTGCTTCCTTTTCATTTTGAAGAAATCAAGGATAGCATCGGACAAAACCAGAATTCTTACGAAAGAAAAATTGAATTTTCAGTTTACGACGAGGGGAAATTTACGATCCCTGAACTGGAATTTAACGTAGGAGGTAAGATTTTAAAAACAATTCCTTACGAAATTGATGTGATCAATACCGCTCAAAAGACAGACCAGATCAATGACATCATGAATAATAAAGAAGTAAAGCTTGAAACCAAAGATTATTGGGAGCTTTATAAATTCTATATTCTTGCCGCTCTGGCAGTGATTGCCCTGATTATTGCAGTGATTATGTTTGTCAAATGGGGCAGGAAATCTAAAAGTTCACCTGTGGTTGCTACCAACCAGACTTTAAAAGAGCTGGATTCATTAAAAAAGAAAAAATACATCGAAGGTGGAGATTTCCGTTCCTTTTATGTTGAGTTAATAGATATATCGAGAAATTTTATTGCCAAACAATATCATCTTCCGGCCGATGTTCTTCTTACTGACGATCTTATTGACGTTATGAAAAAGAACAATACGATTTCCCAGGAAAATGAAAAGACAGTGGAAGATGTATTCTTAAGAGGAGATCTGGTGAAATTTGCCAAGACCTTCCCGGATCAGACCACTATGGAAAAAGATTTTGCAGATATCCGGGATTTTGTGAAGAGATCATCAAAAGACTTAGAATTTGAAAACTTAAGAAAGGATGTTTGA